One Halostagnicola kamekurae DNA segment encodes these proteins:
- a CDS encoding DUF7554 family protein, whose protein sequence is MIDTRGSIEVETLLKIVLALLAVWLVLSIVGMVVSWLQAILPILLLGTIVLIVLWYLDIV, encoded by the coding sequence ATGATCGATACCCGCGGCTCCATCGAAGTCGAAACGTTGTTGAAAATCGTACTCGCGCTGCTCGCCGTCTGGCTCGTGCTCTCGATCGTCGGCATGGTCGTGAGCTGGCTGCAGGCGATCCTTCCGATCTTGCTGTTGGGCACCATCGTGCTGATCGTCCTCTGGTATCTCGACATCGTCTGA
- a CDS encoding 2'-5' RNA ligase family protein, with the protein MYSVNVPVPGEARALATELYPSLRAFEAIRENHSMVLKRLGDDGHISQLQHRFNRALEGTAPVEAQITGIDYFSDPPLGTAPVVYLAVDSPGLESIHRELLAEFPPVDGLEGPDYVPHITLARGGSVHDAKRLASRDLEPIAWTVDGLEFWNGTEKVPVSRISLSERRTD; encoded by the coding sequence GTGTACAGCGTCAACGTCCCCGTTCCCGGCGAGGCTCGAGCGCTCGCGACGGAACTCTATCCGTCGCTCCGAGCCTTCGAGGCGATTCGGGAGAACCATTCGATGGTCCTCAAGCGACTCGGCGACGACGGACACATCTCACAGCTCCAGCACCGGTTCAATCGCGCGCTCGAGGGAACGGCCCCCGTCGAAGCCCAAATTACTGGAATCGACTACTTTTCCGACCCGCCGCTTGGAACCGCTCCCGTCGTCTATCTGGCCGTCGACAGCCCGGGCCTCGAGTCGATCCACCGCGAGTTGCTCGCGGAGTTTCCGCCCGTCGACGGACTCGAGGGACCTGACTACGTGCCACACATTACGCTCGCTCGGGGCGGGTCAGTCCATGACGCAAAACGACTCGCGTCCCGTGATCTCGAGCCGATCGCGTGGACGGTCGACGGCCTCGAGTTCTGGAACGGGACGGAGAAGGTGCCGGTGAGTCGGATCTCCCTGTCAGAACGACGAACCGACTAA
- a CDS encoding helix-turn-helix transcriptional regulator, translating into MVGKGLRALICVLVVTSVVFVVGSPAVAMADIGSSSPAVVQQDSADELTLQDADTIVTEIQLQPDGNATVFVDYQYRLNESETQWQNLRDDVNSNNQTYIEEESGSWQETLEDGQNETGRDMNLSGFTVETDETSNPREYGHVQFSFEWESFAYVELNRMEAGDALAGFMLDDASELRISWPDTYNMTTVEPEPQSVEDNVATWDGESSGFDTQPLQVELIEESQPPNESPAGNDDPQSMPVETLAAAAVLVAVTTTAVVAGWLFRRDGDEPVTAPENDAEPAESVATDADQGTVPPPELLSNEERVLQLLEDRGGRLKQQQVVSELDWTEAKTSQVVRGLREDDEVDVFRIGRENVLTLSEESDEE; encoded by the coding sequence ATGGTCGGGAAGGGGCTTCGCGCCCTGATTTGTGTGCTCGTGGTGACGAGTGTGGTGTTCGTGGTGGGCTCGCCAGCAGTTGCGATGGCCGACATCGGCTCGAGTTCTCCCGCCGTGGTACAGCAGGACTCGGCGGACGAATTGACGCTCCAGGATGCTGATACCATCGTGACCGAGATACAACTCCAGCCCGACGGCAACGCGACCGTCTTCGTCGACTACCAGTACCGTCTCAACGAGAGTGAGACACAATGGCAAAACCTTAGAGACGACGTCAATTCGAACAACCAGACCTACATCGAGGAGGAGTCGGGCAGCTGGCAGGAGACGCTCGAGGACGGCCAGAACGAAACCGGTCGGGACATGAACCTCTCCGGGTTCACCGTCGAAACGGACGAGACCTCGAACCCTCGCGAGTACGGGCACGTCCAGTTTTCCTTCGAGTGGGAGTCGTTCGCCTACGTCGAACTGAACCGGATGGAAGCGGGTGATGCACTCGCCGGGTTTATGCTCGATGATGCCTCTGAGCTACGGATCAGTTGGCCCGATACCTACAACATGACCACTGTCGAACCAGAGCCACAATCGGTCGAGGACAACGTGGCGACGTGGGACGGTGAGAGCTCAGGCTTCGATACACAACCGCTGCAGGTCGAACTGATCGAAGAAAGTCAACCGCCGAACGAGTCGCCGGCCGGAAATGACGACCCGCAGTCGATGCCGGTCGAAACGCTCGCCGCCGCAGCGGTGCTCGTCGCCGTCACGACGACTGCGGTCGTTGCGGGATGGCTGTTCAGACGCGACGGTGACGAGCCGGTAACGGCCCCCGAGAACGATGCCGAACCGGCGGAGTCTGTTGCCACCGATGCCGATCAGGGGACGGTTCCCCCTCCAGAACTGCTGAGTAACGAAGAGCGGGTGTTACAGCTCCTCGAGGATAGAGGCGGTCGACTCAAACAACAGCAGGTCGTCTCGGAACTCGACTGGACCGAAGCGAAGACGAGCCAGGTCGTACGTGGGTTGCGCGAGGACGACGAGGTCGATGTCTTCCGGATCGGTCGCGAGAACGTCCTGACGCTGTCCGAGGAATCCGACGAGGAATAG